Below is a genomic region from Helianthus annuus cultivar XRQ/B chromosome 2, HanXRQr2.0-SUNRISE, whole genome shotgun sequence.
CACTCTCTCAAAACCGATCTATCCAACATTTTGAGTAACCAAAACCGATTCATAATAATATGGTTTAATTGTGATATTTCTTGTAAATGACCACAAATATTAAAAATTACATCCAAACACCAGCTACCTATACAGACttgtattatatttttatttttataagcAACACCTAACACAACTAACAGTGAAGGAGACATAACTAAGATTTAAGGACAGCCCCCTTTGTGATTTTCCATGCTGAGTTTGTATATGACAGCTCATAACGTGTAGTGTAGGTTGAACTGTACGAGTCATTGTTTTCCGAATTTGTCAAATCAGTCAACTTAGCGGACTCTTCGAGGGTTGCTTCCACAACAGCTAGCCGCCCGTCTGGTGAAATCGTCACACTGTCAATGCTCATGTTTAAAAGATTGTACTCCCAAAACCAACCACGTTCACCAATTTCGGTTGCTCGATCTAACCAGATCTTCAGCATTTCACCATCTAATACCTGCAATATTGAAACGTTTAGTTATAAATGGTTGAGTAATGGTCAAAATATAAGTGTGACCAAAGTCATGTTGAGGTCACAATATACCCATGACTTATGAATGGTCAAACCAGGTAATGCTTGATCTCTTCAATCAGATCAGTATTAAaagaaagagtaaaatgccattttcgtccgtgaggtttggccaattttgcgactttcgtccaaaggtttgtttttctgcatctgaatccaaaaggtgtgaaatcttgccattttcatctggctcgttaactcgatccatttttctttgttaaatttcgtctttttgttaacttaaaggatAATTCGGTCTTTtccactttatgtacaagcatgtAAAATACCCTTACTAAAGTGAAAaggaccaaattgccctttaagttaacaaaaaagacagaaataccccctacttaacggagaaaaattgATAAGAGTTAatgagctggatgaaaatggcaagatataaaaccttttggatccagatgcggaaagataaacctttggacgaaagtcgcaaaactggccaaacctcatatagacgaaaatgacattttagtaaaaaaaaaaaccgtcTGAATTAAACTACACGGATGATCCCAGTGGTATGTTCATAAAGCAAGTTTGATCCTTTCTTTGTAGAAATTACATACATGGTCCCGTTGTTCAACCATTAGCAACACATTTTGTCCTTTTAGTAAATGGGCATTAAAAAGCTTGTTAAGTAAATGTAAAATGACCATTATGGTGATTTGTTGTATGTTTTTAGGTAAAACGGTATCATGGTCATTTTACATCGACTTAATACAAATTTTCAAGTAAATCGGTGAAACCTGAAAAGGACCAAACATGTTATGGGCGAACAGCGGAGACCATATATGTAGAGGTAGGAAAGTTGATGTGTGTTAGCAGATTGTTGTGAGGTTGGGGTATATCGCAGGTGGTTTCAATTTGACACTAGAAATGGTAAAGATTCGCACTGAAATGAAATGGAGATCAAAATGGTAATTTGCAGTTGGTTTCAAACGGCGAGAAAAGACCAGATTGAAACTGAGATCTAAATGGTATATGCAGGTGGCTTTCATGTGACGCAAAATGAAAATGGCATGTGTTTTGAGTTGTTTAGTTTTATAATAGATAATTATGAAATTGGTagtttttaaaacataaagttAAAAGAATCGTACTATAAATTACTTTTTaaggaaaataatttaaaatgcgAAGATATTATATTTTGATTATTTATTATAAAAGTGTATCTCTCTGtgtgtataaatatatataatatttttaagtTTAGTCGAGTATATAGGATCAAGTGCAGATGAGAACTCCCCCGAGTTGCAAGCACTTGAGAACTCCAATGGAAATCCTTCTTCCCGTGCGATTTTTTTAACCAGTTTTTCCACCAACACTCTTTtgggaagaaaaaaaaaaccttgtggTGATACTAAAATATGTTTGTCTGACTGTGTGTGTGGGTTGGGGGGTTGACGAAAGGAAATTAATCAATTACTTTACCTCGGACAATTTTGAGAGGTGATGATGAGGTCCGAGGGCCTGGGATTTGACGCTCTGCCACTTGCGCACTAGACCTTCAGCATATCTTGCATCCATTCTAGGTATTTCTTCAACTACACTCTCCTCTGACATAGATGGTTGTCAAATAATGAGTGGAAAACATATATCTTTTAAAAATATTGAACACACAACTACTTATAAACCATATCAGTTTTTACACAAAATTTTCAGGTCAGCCCTATCAGGCTTCGGTAGGCGAGCGAGCCACAACATCCCTATTATTTATAAAACTTATATTAgttatgttaaatatatatatatatatatatatatatatatatatatatatatatatatatatatatatatgtacacatcaattattattttattttaaattatgaTAAAACTAATTCGTCAATATAAATTATGTTATATAAAGaatacataaataaaaaaattataaaatatatatataaataaataacttGAATAGCTATTAgctaaaatataataaataagCTGCGAGCCAAACTCGAGCTTTAAAAATAGAGCTCAAAACAAGCCTGGCCCATTTTGCCACATCTACTAATGTATTAAAGAGTAAAGCACACGGATAGAACATACCCACAGTGACGGCATCAGAAGTCATAGGCGGACTTGCTTCTTTATACTCAGTAGAGCCTTTCTTGAACGGCAAAAATTTTAAGCCCGCCAAAGTCATCAATCCCACCACCACACCAGCACACATAATCTTCACAGCCGCATCTTTTATCTGGTAAGTTATCGTTTCTTCTTCTTTACTTTCATCACTATTATTTAAACTATTTTCTTCAGAAACAGTGATTAAATTATCACTCTCAATAACATCAGAATCATCAAACTCATCGTTATTGTTATCATAACATCTAACAGTGCTCTCTGACTCTTGACCGAGTGGAAAAACCTTCTGTAACGCCTGAATTGCCTCTAATTTAACACTATCGAGAACCGCAGTAGCTTCAGCACCGATTTTCGCAATGGCAGCGGCTGCCGCCAACGacgaaccaccaccaccgccttcgAGCCTTTCTAAATATCTCAATACAACAGGATCATCGTAATAATCCCCAAGCTTAAAATTAACATCCGTGGTATCTCTAAACCTAGGAAAAACAACTGCCGTCAACCATGCTTCCAACAACTTACAAAGGCCCGGAAGAAGATCGTTGTCGGGATCGTTTCCGGAATGTTCAAGAACAAAAGTAGCAATGGAAGGGTCTAGGTACGGTGAGTTTTCATTGTTCAAACCTAACCATGAGCGACATTCGTCAACTTCACCTACAAGAAGTGAACAGAGACCCCGTTCTAATGAGTAATCTATCTGGCGAACTTCTTTTACGCTGTATGTAAGTGATGGATCACTCAAGGATGTTACTTTGATTTGTTGAAGTTCTTGAAATAAATTTTCGGCATCTGAAATATGATGAGGCTTTTTGCCCATGACGGCTTGTGCTACAAGTGCTAAAGCAACTCCGTAAACTTCAAAACTTTCTGCCGGTATGTTCTTTGGTGTGGCACTAAAGAGTTCAATCTTAAAAATAATAAGTTAGAAACAATAATTTAAACAAAGCATATTGAAATAATCAAAATGCTACCTGTTCCACTGCAGTCATCCGTAAGAGGGCCTCGTTCATGAAATCTTCACGTGTAAATCCGCCAGCAACAGCAGCGGCACCACCACCTCCAACAGCCCACAAAATATTGCGCACACCTTGAAGACCCTCTGTCCTTCTTGTTTGGTATTCATCATCAAGAGGTAACGCCAAAAGTTCCAGCACATATCGTGGGCTTATCTCTTCTAAAGTTTCATCAATTTGTGATTGCAAATCCGGTGCAAGGCTGCTTGCACCTTCTTCCTGAAAGAAAGcaaagaaataaataaaaaacaaataattcTTAGCACACAGGATGAAATTAGAGTAAAGTACAGGGACGGTCCCTGtagtttaccaaaattttggattacGTCACTAGATTTTCAAAAGTACACgggtggtttgcactttgtaacacattcaGTCCCCAACTTTGCCAAATATATATgggtggtttgcattttgtaacgcATTTGGCCTATAACTTAGACCTGatgaaacctttagatttgttggttggGACTAAttacgttacaaagtgcaaaccacagggaccatctgtgcACTTTAAGTCTTTACTCATGAAATGATGAGATTTCAAGAACTCAACCAACCGTTTTCTTTGCTTTTTTTAATGTATAGATTAGAAGACACAAAAGAAAATTTTCAAAGGAAGTAAACATTCAAGAATTAATTAAAATTCTTGCCTGCAATAACTTAAGCGCTCTTTCCAGCAATTCACAACCCTTGATATAATCAGGGGGAGACATCGCCATCGTATCCCTTGAGATTTCGATATAGGACAGTGCCATTGCCAACACAACATCCTGCTTGAATGATTTGGGTAGTCTCTCTTTCAGTAAACTCTCACCGATTTGAAGCACCAGTTCATCCTCACCACTTTCTTGCAACACACACAAAGCTCCCGGCACCTTGAAAAAATTTATTCACAAAAATCATACTTTTAGGCCACTAAACTTGGTTTAAAAACGAGTGCATAATGTGCATTGCACCTGATGCGCAATGGAAACGCATCGTTGCAATTGATGCCATGCGGTCTCCTGCAGCGCCTTATGTAGTTGACCAGTATTTGAACAAATTACACCACTTCTGAGTTTTTCAAATCTACTTAAACAAATATGACAATCATTTGAGCAATGGGATTGAAAATTTGAACAAATTAGACCATCAATTGAACAAATCTAACCAGAGATAAAAAGAATATCttatattttagtgtttaaaTGTTAACAAGTTAAAATATTATCTACAAACAAtctttagtattttttttaataactaAAGCCTTACGCCTTTAAATACCAAGCTAGTAAGTTAATTCATAGTCTCCTCGTTATTCTTCCCgaagggggcgtttggttcgcagGAATTCAATGGAATTTAAAGGAATTGGAATCTGAATTCCATATGTTAAAATGTTTGGTTCACAGAATTTGATAGAATTGGAATCTAAattccaatcttcatgtgtttggttgacaatggAATTGGAATTGAAATTGAGCATGAAATCCTTCAAATTCCTTGAACTAAAGGAATTCAAGATCCttcctatatgtgaaggaattaaagtaattccttggaatcttcgaccgtttcgacccgaacagTTTCGAGCCGCACCGTTTCGATCCGAACCATTTCAACCCGTACTGGTTTCGATCCGAACCATTTCAACCCGTACTGGTTTCGATCCGaaccgtttcaacgcgaaccgtatcgacccgtaccgtttcgacgcgaaccgttttgaatcgaaccgtttcaacgcgaaccgtttcggggcgaaccgttttgacgcaaactgtttcgacccgtaccgtttcaaatcgcaccgttttgacccgtaccgtttcgacccgtattGTTTCcactcgtaccgtttcgacccgaaccgggggttgtgggtgccggggtgatggattccaattcatttgacaaccaaacacaacaaaaatggaattgagattccagttccaacaatttccaattccaattggaatgtttaaatttcaaatccaattccttcaaattctaattcctatacaaattctaattcctatacaaattccaattccaattccaaaacattccgcgaaccaaacgccccctaatTGTTTCCAGTGTAATTATATATAACTCTGCATAACCACAACTCTAGTAGAGATCAAACTTACAGTAGTCATAAAAATTATTAAACAGCAAGATGAGACAGGATTCTAACCtatataagaaaaaaaaacaagtaaATAGCAAGATGAGAGAATTACATTATCCCACGGAACATCAGTAACAATCGCATCATCCACAAACCCTAAATCATACTCTCGTCTCAAGCTAGGGTTCGTTAGGGTTTCACAAGCCGCCTGAAGAATCTGCCTCCGGCTAATCAACACATCCTCACTATAACCATACTGAGGCGGTTTCGAAACCCTAGCTTCATAACACCTAACAATTCCATCACCTACAAAGTGTTCCTTCGCTCCGAGAACTCTGTAGAAGTCAATCGGCATAGCCACGTGGCGGTCGGAGGGCGGCGGAGTGTACGGCGGCGTGAGAGCGGTGTCGGTTACATCCGGCGAGTCGGCATTGGTGGTTGTAGGGAGGAATTGGAAGTCGGCGAAGAGTCGGTTCGCCCATTTGCTGGCGGAGAAGCTGCTGGTAGGTCCGCCGCTCACGGCGTGTGGGATGAGGTGGTTTTTAGGGTTTGACGGTGGCGATGCGGTGGTTAACGGCACGCAAATGACGGTTCTCAGGTGGCTGAGAGGTTGCATCGGAAAATATTGAAGTGCGTTGTTGGACTGGTGTTGAGTTGTAGGAGTGATGTTATCTAGACTAATACTAAAAGTTATAATGTCATTGTTTAACTTATatgttaaaatattaaaaataatatttatatgttGAATACATTCTAATAaccatttttatatattaaactCGTTAAACATGTTATGTGAAGCTACATGAACAAACTATTGTTGATGTAGATTTCGTGTAAATTTTTTGGTGTTGCAGAACATCGCtttatcaactttgacttcttagaACATATGTTTAGGGATGGTAATGGGTCAGGACTCAGGTTCAGTCGAGTATTGGTAATTCTATACCCATACCTGGTTATAAAATCATGTCTTATACCCGAGTCAATACCTGTCAGGTATttttcgggtaattacccgtcggatGTCAGGTATACCTATTAGTTTGTTAATAGATATACGTTGGGATTTTCAAATCTATGTTTTTACTATTAtctatctatatattaaaaaacaaaccTAATGAATAGTGATAGATCCATTAAGAAGTTGCCATGTGGTGATTGGTCTATTAAGAGATTGTCACATggcatttttttatttttatgtatgttatCTATACTATCTATAAAAAAAGAAATTATGAGCTGATGTAAAACTGCCtatgttgatgcaacaaatacaagaccaacgGTAGTAGCTgggttggttaggcaaaagggttgaagggttcaactttaCCTAACGcgggtcgtggggtccccccacgtttgcaagacgtggaaggaggtttactAGTTTGTTATAATTATTTGCTGAAGATTCCTTATCTGAAATGTATTCAGATTCGGAAGTAGGAGCAAATggaatgtgtgtgttgaatgtgagaAGGAGTGACTTGTATGTGAACAAGTACTCCACACGAATGACCAGAGATTGGAGAATCAGAGCTAGCCAGGAGATGTCTCTtgaagtaaatgaagtgtcaatttATAAGAGAAGACATCTCCCGAAGTAGAATGTATTAGACTAGTAACCTTGCTTGCAGTGGAGGATTTCCCCTTTTGGGGGTTAAAGGCTTTTGACCCCTGGGTAATAGCGTGcattgtgcagacctgctttgcttttgcgGCCATGGGTTAGTGAAGCGAGCTCCGGATGTGACTGGCCACTGTTTCCTCCTCGCTTTTCCCATCTTACAGCTttttaaccattgaaccgtttaaccatttaagcatttgcatatttagtcactttatttagtcttgggctacccccgtcatcagccccccaagtcagaggtttttgggtagtatgctcaaaggcttctgacttttatgcatgtgtTTTATCGCCTGAAGGtttcaagggttcgttgcttgATTGCTTGAAAGGTTGGAGGCAGTTAATATTTGAATTTTAAATAactgacagttgatttgattgatgtgtgGCAGTTGATAGGGTGGCGGTTTTGCAGAAATTACTTTTTGCCATTATTACCCCTTTTGtgggtttttatttattttatatctGCAAACTCTATTCATATTATTCATATTCTTTCCAAGTTTCTGCCAATTACCTTCCTTCTCTAAGGTTAGTTTCCTTTACACCTTTCATTCTTCGTTTTCTGTTTTTTCAAAAATGGGTGCTCGTAAGGACCTAGCAAAATCATTTTCTCGGATAACACAAGAGGAAGTAGATTTATTTTGTATGGAATATGGTATTGATAGAAAATTTAACCCAACTGCCCCTGCTTGCGATGTTTATGTTGATAAACCGAACCCCGGTTCGATTGCTCTTTACTGTCGTCATTTTCAATGGTCGAATCTTCGTTATCCCTTTTCGTTTTTTGTTTTGAACTTGCTGGAGTATTatcgggtttcttttgggcaagttcatccgaaggggatggctagggttttgcatttTGAGGTTTTATGTCGTGCTCTTGGATATGATCCTTCTTTGTTGCTTTTCCGGCGTTTTTTTCGTTTGGCTAAGAATGGTGACTGGTTCACCTTTGAGACATCAAAGGTTGACACTTGCCTCATTTCGTCCATGGTTACAACACTTGGGTCTTGGAAGGATCGCTTTTTCTGGGTTTCCGAGTCTATTGTTCCCTTCAAGATGGTGTGGAGGCATCCagatgctgttctcaatgatccGGAGCCCTCTAAATCTGAATTGAATGATGCTTTTCTTacagccattcgggggtgcccttcgagggttcgtcccttcccTGAACATTTGTTAGttcttttaggggttagtaacaTTTGGGGgaaagccgatcgggatccggtaCTAATGAGAAATGGCATGGGTATGCATTTTCCCTTCTTGCCCTTTTTGCATTTCCTTTGACTTATGACTTATTTGCTTTTGTTTTGTTCTTTGCAGTCATGTCTGCTTTGGATTTTATCAAAAGTGATGATACTTCCGATGTTGTGTTTGAGGATGCTCCGTCTGTTCCTggtgagaatgttgtggttaggactgctgagcaaaggtttgagggcacgGGTTATGCTAGTGTTGCCAATGTCAAGGGTTTCTCTAAACCTCTTGCTCCCAAGACTTCGACCCGGCGATCTACTCGTTGTCTGAAAGCTGCTCCTCAATCCACATCTACTGAACCGGTGGAGTTgagtgatgatgttgaagagTCTGAGGACCAAGGTGTTGAGGCTGGTTCTGAACGAGAGAGGAAGTTAGTTGTTCATGGCAAAAAGGATTCAACCAGGAAGGTTGCTGCTACACCTGTTCAAGGTTCTTCGAGTATggacgttgaagggttggatCCTGATGCAGTTTATGTGCCAAGCTGGTCAGTAAAGGTTGATGATAGCTTTAAAGATGCTGTTGTTTGTGAAGAGGCCTTGAGTCATATTGCTCCTCCTTCGGTTCACAAGACTATCTCCGAAATGGATGATGATGTGATGTTGTCCCGGATGATTCTTAGTACTTGCAACCTTGCTGCTATGCTTCCTCAAGGTATTGCTCGTTTTCGTCAAAGGATGCAGGAATATGAGGAATTTTCCAAGAAAAAGGATAAGATGAAATCCTCCATGGCCTCGATGAAAAAGGAGATAGCTGGTTTTGCCGAGAAAGAAACAGCATGGCAGAAGGAGGTTAGTGACTTGAAGAAGATGCATGAgattgagatgggtgatttgaaGAAGAGTTTTGAGGCTAACTTATTGAAGTTAAAAGCTGACCGGGAGACTTTGGTTGTTCAGCAACAGGCTTTTCGTGAGGAGAAAGAGGGGTTGAAGGCTTCAGTTGGTCGTGCTACCGCTGACAATCAGTGGTTAAttgagcatggtttccagcaggttgttacttatcttttacattccaaggagtttaattatgcccttggtgatgtttatacTAAGCTTCTCAACCTGGGGAAACACCAAGGCCTTATTGCTGGTTACAAGCTTCATGAATCCGGACATCCTTTGGAGAAGTCACCTCTATTTCGTCCCGAGGCTTCTGATGTTTTTAAAGGCTCCGTTGAGCaaatggagaggctaacctatccttatgttcatgaggtttcctcttgctttggtaagcctttgtctgttttacaggatttgaaacctgAGGGTCTGAATGAAAAGGTGTGCACTGAGGTTTTGGGCTCCCTTTCAAAGAAGAGATCTTATTCCGGAGATAGTGATGATACTCTCTCGAGTCTGCCGGATGTTTCGAAGGATGTTGGTTTAGAGGCCTCAGcggttggtggtgatgatggtgctaaggccaagaagtctaagaaagccaagaagtccaaagctgaaggttccaagccttctgccatctgatgattattcgtagctttcttagtaAAACACTTTATGGTTTGTAATGTTATTTTGAACAATGTTAGGTttccaggaacccttaaggttcctgttggtggtGTGTTGGGCCTGTATGGCCATTTGAACAGTAGTTTACCTTGCAAGTTACTAGAACTTGCTTTAACTGTTATCTGAAAGTCTTTTA
It encodes:
- the LOC110916523 gene encoding protein ACCUMULATION AND REPLICATION OF CHLOROPLASTS 6, chloroplastic — translated: MQPLSHLRTVICVPLTTASPPSNPKNHLIPHAVSGGPTSSFSASKWANRLFADFQFLPTTTNADSPDVTDTALTPPYTPPPSDRHVAMPIDFYRVLGAKEHFVGDGIVRCYEARVSKPPQYGYSEDVLISRRQILQAACETLTNPSLRREYDLGFVDDAIVTDVPWDNVPGALCVLQESGEDELVLQIGESLLKERLPKSFKQDVVLAMALSYIEISRDTMAMSPPDYIKGCELLERALKLLQEEGASSLAPDLQSQIDETLEEISPRYVLELLALPLDDEYQTRRTEGLQGVRNILWAVGGGGAAAVAGGFTREDFMNEALLRMTAVEQIELFSATPKNIPAESFEVYGVALALVAQAVMGKKPHHISDAENLFQELQQIKVTSLSDPSLTYSVKEVRQIDYSLERGLCSLLVGEVDECRSWLGLNNENSPYLDPSIATFVLEHSGNDPDNDLLPGLCKLLEAWLTAVVFPRFRDTTDVNFKLGDYYDDPVVLRYLERLEGGGGGSSLAAAAAIAKIGAEATAVLDSVKLEAIQALQKVFPLGQESESTVRCYDNNNDEFDDSDVIESDNLITVSEENSLNNSDESKEEETITYQIKDAAVKIMCAGVVVGLMTLAGLKFLPFKKGSTEYKEASPPMTSDAVTVEESVVEEIPRMDARYAEGLVRKWQSVKSQALGPHHHLSKLSEVLDGEMLKIWLDRATEIGERGWFWEYNLLNMSIDSVTISPDGRLAVVEATLEESAKLTDLTNSENNDSYSSTYTTRYELSYTNSAWKITKGAVLKS